Proteins from a genomic interval of Diospyros lotus cultivar Yz01 chromosome 6, ASM1463336v1, whole genome shotgun sequence:
- the LOC127804691 gene encoding probable endo-1,3(4)-beta-glucanase ARB_01444, producing the protein MGSRPSTMLRKIQREFRRVFGGKKSHQPRPRPRPPPAPSPSPSPSPSPPPPSPPPSSPPPPPSMEPPRRPTHPFLFPQTQSTVLPDPSPFFSPHLLSSPLPTNSFFQNFVLKNGDQPEYFHPYLVKSSLSSLSLCYPSLFSNSAFTYQVFNADLTISASEVSEPNSNHVVSSFSDLSVTLDLPSSNLRFFLVRGSPYLTCVAAANVSLSISTIHAILEFYSNTSLTKYTIKLNNNQTWLLYSSSPISLTHDVSRITSSGFSGIIRIAVLPDSDPRSEAILDRFSTCYPVSGEAAFRKPFCVEYKWENKGWGDLLILAHPLHLRLLSGSDCGAIVLDDFKYKSIDGELVGVVGDSWALKTDPVSVTWHSIGGIKEESFPEIINALSKDVEVLNSATISTTSSYFYGKQIARAARFVLIAEEVSFRDVIPAVSKFLKDSIEPWLDGTFSGNGFVYDGKWGGILTKQGSLDSGADFGFGVYNDHHYHLGYFVYAIAVLAKIDPAWGRKYRPQAYTLMADFMNLSKRVNSSYPRLRCFDLWKLHSWAGGLTEFADGRNQESTSEAVNAYYSAALMGLAYGDSHLVATGSTLAAMEIHSAQTWWHVREGDTLYPEEFTRDNRVVGVLWANKRDSGLWFAPADWRECRLGIQLLPLLPISEILFSEIGFVRELVTWTMPALAREGVAEGWKGFVYALEGIYDKEGALSKIRNLNGFDDGNSLTNLLWWIHSRGDDEMGYEGGGKLCWFGHYCH; encoded by the coding sequence atgggCTCCAGGCCCTCCACCATGCTCAGGAAAATCCAGAGAGAATTCAGACGCGTATTCGGAGGGAAGAAAAGTCACCAGCCCCGGCCCCGGCCCCGGCCCCCGCCcgcgccctcaccctcgccctcgccctcgccctcgccaccgcctccttctcctcctccttcctcTCCTCCACCTCCGCCGTCTATGGAGCCACCACGGCGGCCGACCCACCCGTTCCTCTTCCCCCAAACCCAGTCCACCGTCCTCCCCGACCCCTCTCCCTTCTTCTCTCCCCACCTCCTCTCCTCCCCTCTCCCCACCAACTCCTTCTTCCAGAACTTCGTCCTCAAAAATGGCGACCAACCCGAGTACTTCCACCCCTACCTCGTTAaatcctctctctcctctctctctctctgctacCCGTCTCTCTTCTCCAACTCCGCCTTCACCTACCAGGTCTTCAACGCCGATCTCACAATCTCCGCTTCAGAAGTCTCCGAGCCGAACTCGAACCATGTCGTCTCCTCTTTCAGCGATCTCAGCGTAACCCTCGACCTTCCGTCGAGCAATCTCCGGTTCTTCCTCGTCCGAGGAAGCCCTTACTTGACCTGCGTGGCCGCCGCCAACGTTTCCCTCTCGATTTCGACCATTCACGCCATTCTTGAGTTCTATTCCAACACTTCCCTCACCAAATACACCATCAAGCTCAACAACAACCAGACATGGCTGTTGTATTCCTCTTCGCCGATTAGCCTTACCCACGACGTTTCCAGGATCACTTCCAGCGGGTTCTCTGGCATAATCCGGATTGCTGTTCTTCCCGATTCGGATCCCCGATCCGAAGCGATACTCGATCGGTTCAGTACTTGTTATCCTGTGTCTGGGGAAGCCGCGTTTAGGAAGCCATTCTGTGTGGAGTACAAATGGGAGAACAAAGGGTGGGGAGATCTACTCATCCTGGCTCACCCTCTCCATCTTCGGCTTCTCTCGGGCAGTGATTGTGGCGCCATTGTTTTGGATGATTTCAAGTACAAAAGCATCGATGGTGAGCTTGTGGGCGTTGTTGGAGATTCATGGGCATTGAAAACTGACCCTGTTTCCGTAACCTGGCACTCAATCGGAGGTATCAAAGAAGAGTCCTTTCCTGAAATTATTAATGCGCTTAGCAAAGATGTTGAGGTTCTTAATTCAGCAACAATATCGACAACGTCATCCTATTTTTACGGCAAACAGATTGCAAGAGCTGCAAGATTTGTTTTGATTGCAGAAGAAGTGAGTTTTCGTGATGTAATCCCGGCTGTGAGTAAGTTCTTGAAGGATTCAATCGAGCCATGGCTGGATGGAACGTTTAGCGGGAATGGTTTCGTGTATGATGGGAAATGGGGCGGTATTCTGACCAAACAAGGTTCTTTGGACTCGGGGGCTGATTTCGGGTTTGGAGTCTACAATGATCACCATTACCATCTGGGATACTTTGTTTATGCAATTGCAGTGCTTGCTAAGATTGATCCGGCCTGGGGGAGAAAGTACAGGCCTCAAGCATATACCCTCATGGCAGATTTTATGAACTTGAGCAAGCGAGTGAATTCAAGTTATCCCCGGTTGAGATGCTTCGATTTGTGGAAATTGCATTCGTGGGCTGGAGGGCTGACTGAATTTGCAGACGGGAGAAATCAGGAGAGCACGAGCGAGGCGGTGAATGCGTATTACTCGGCAGCGCTGATGGGGCTGGCCTACGGAGACAGCCACCTCGTTGCCACTGGATCGACGCTGGCAGCGATGGAGATCCATTCAGCTCAAACATGGTGGCATGTGAGAGAGGGAGACACTCTATATCCAGAAGAATTCACAAGAGATAATAGAGTGGTGGGGGTTCTGTGGGCTAATAAGAGGGACAGTGGCCTCTGGTTCGCACCAGCCGACTGGAGGGAATGCAGGCTGGGGATTCAACTCTTGCCTCTACTGCCAATTAGCGAAATCCTCTTCTCTGAAATTGGTTTTGTGAGAGAGCTTGTAACATGGACGATGCCCGCCTTGGCAAGAGAGGGAGTTGCAGAAGGATGGAAGGGATTTGTGTATGCTTTGGAAGGGATTTACGACAAGGAAGGTGCTTTGAGTAAGATAAGGAACTTGAATGGGTTCGACGATGGCAACTCACTTACCAATCTGCTTTGGTGGATCCACAGCCGAGGTGACGATGAAATGGGATATGAAGGGGGAGGGAAACTCTGCTGGTTTGGCCACTACTGTCACTGA
- the LOC127804693 gene encoding probable endo-1,3(4)-beta-glucanase ARB_01444, whose product MLRKIDREFRRVIGKKKRRPPQPQPPPPPPSPPPPSPPAPLPVEPPPRPTHPFLFPQTQSTVLPDPSPFFSPHLLSSPLPTNSFFQNFVLKNGDQPEYFHPYLVKSSLSSLSLCYPSLFSNSAFTYQVFNADLTVSASEVSEPISNHVVSSFSDLSVTLDLPSSNLRFFLVRGSPYLTCVAAANVSLSISTIHAILEFYSNTSLTKYTIKLNNNQTWLLYSSSPISLTHDVSRISCGGFTGRIRIAVLPDSDPRSEAILDRFSSCYPVSGEAAFTKPFCVEYKWQKKGWGDLLMLAHPLHLRLLSGSDCGAIVLDDFKYKSIDGELVGVVGDSWALKTDPVSVTWHSIGGIKEESFPEIIKALSKDAEALKSATISTTSSYFYGKQIARAARLALIAEEVCFLGVIPVVSKFLKDSMEPWLDGTFRANGFVYDGKWGGILTKRGSLDSGADFGFGVYNDHHYQLGHFVYAIAVLAKIDPAWGRKYRPQAYALVADFMNLSKRGNSSYPRLRCFDLWKLHSWAGGLTEFADGRNQESTSEAVNAYYSAALMGLAYGDGHLVATGSTLAAMEIHSARTWWHVREGDSLYPEDFTRDNRVVGVLWANKRDSGLWFAPAGWRECRLGIQLLPLLPISEILFSEIDFVRELVTWTMPALAREGVSEGWKGFVYALEGIYDKEGALRKIRNLKGFDDGNSLTNLLWWIHSRGDDEMGYEGGGKLCWFGHYCH is encoded by the coding sequence ATGCTCAGGAAAATCGATAGAGAATTCAGACGCGTAATCGGAAAGAAGAAACGTCGCCCGCCCCAGCCCCAGCCCCCGCCTCCGCCtccctctcctcctcctccctctCCTCCTGCTCCGCTGCCCGTTGAGCCCCCACCGCGGCCGACCCACCCGTTCCTCTTCCCCCAAACCCAGTCCACTGTCCTCCCCGACCCCTCACCCTTCTTCTCTCCTCACCTTCTCTCCTCCCCTCTCCCTACCAACTCCTTTTTCCAGAACTTCGTCCTCAAAAATGGCGACCAACCCGAGTACTTCCACCCCTACCTCGTTAAatcttctctctcatctctctctctctgctacCCGTCTCTCTTCTCCAACTCCGCCTTCACCTACCAGGTCTTCAACGCCGATCTCACCGTCTCCGCTTCAGAAGTCTCCGAACCGATCTCGAACCACGTTGTCTCCTCTTTCAGCGATCTCAGCGTAACCCTCGACCTCCCGTCGAGCAATCTCCGGTTCTTCCTCGTCCGAGGAAGCCCTTACTTGACCTGCGTAGCCGCCGCCAACGTTTCCCTCTCGATTTCGACCATTCACGCCATTCTTGAGTTCTATTCCAACACTTCCCTCACCAAATACACCATCAAGCTCAACAACAACCAGACATGGCTGTTGTATTCCTCTTCGCCGATTAGCCTTACCCACGACGTTTCCAGGATCAGTTGCGGCGGGTTCACCGGCAGAATCCGGATTGCTGTTCTTCCCGATTCGGATCCCCGATCCGAAGCGATACTCGATCGGTTCAGTTCTTGTTATCCTGTGTCTGGCGAAGCCGCGTTTACGAAGCCATTCTGTGTGGAGTACAAATGGCAGAAAAAAGGGTGGGGAGATCTGCTCATGCTGGCTCACCCTCTCCATCTTCGGCTTCTCTCGGGCAGTGATTGTGGCGCCATTGTTTTGGATGATTTCAAGTACAAAAGCATCGATGGTGAGCTTGTGGGCGTTGTTGGAGATTCATGGGCATTGAAAACTGACCCTGTTTCCGTAACCTGGCACTCAATCGGAGGTATCAAAGAAGAGTCCTTTCCTGAAATTATTAAGGCGCTTAGCAAAGATGCCGAGGCTCTCAAGTCAGCAACAATATCGACAACATCGTCCTATTTTTACGGCAAACAGATTGCAAGAGCTGCAAGATTGGCTTTGATTGCAGAAGAAGTGTGTTTTCTTGGTGTAATCCCGGTTGTCAGTAAGTTCTTGAAGGATTCAATGGAGCCATGGCTGGATGGAACGTTTAGGGCGAATGGTTTCGTGTATGATGGGAAATGGGGCGGTATTCTGACCAAACGAGGTTCTTTGGACTCGGGGGCTGATTTCGGGTTTGGAGTCTACAATGATCACCATTACCAGCTGGGACACTTTGTTTATGCAATTGCAGTGCTTGCTAAGATTGATCCGGCCTGGGGGAGAAAGTACAGGCCTCAAGCATATGCGCTCGTGGCGGATTTTATGAACTTGAGCAAGCGAGGGAATTCAAGTTATCCCCGGTTGAGATGCTTCGATTTGTGGAAATTGCATTCGTGGGCTGGAGGGCTGACTGAATTTGCAGACGGGAGAAATCAGGAGAGCACGAGCGAGGCGGTGAATGCGTATTACTCGGCAGCGCTGATGGGGCTGGCTTATGGAGACGGCCACCTGGTTGCCACTGGATCGACGCTGGCAGCGATGGAGATCCATTCAGCTCGAACATGGTGGCATGTGAGAGAGGGAGACAGTTTATATCCAGAAGATTTCACAAGAGATAACAGAGTAGTGGGGGTATTGTGGGCTAATAAGAGGGACAGTGGCCTCTGGTTCGCTCCAGCCGGCTGGAGGGAATGCAGGCTGGGGATTCAACTCTTGCCTCTACTGCCAATTAGCGAAATCCTCTTCTCTGAAATTGACTTCGTGAGAGAGCTTGTAACATGGACGATGCCGGCCCTGGCAAGAGAGGGAGTGTCAGAAGGATGGAAGGGATTTGTGTATGCTTTGGAAGGGATTTACGACAAGGAAGGTGCTTTGAGGAAGATCAGGAACTTGAAAGGGTTCGACGATGGCAACTCACTTACCAATCTACTCTGGTGGATCCACAGCCGAGGTGACGATGAAATGGGATATGAAGGGGGAGGGAAACTCTGCTGGTTTGGCCACTACTGTCACTGA